The following proteins are encoded in a genomic region of Thiomonas sp. X19:
- a CDS encoding LysR family transcriptional regulator yields MLSRKYRYLIALAQERHFGRAAASCHVSPSTLSAAIRDLEAELGVAVVERGQAFSGFTSEGLAVLDYARRMAAVEADFRLHLTQLGAGLSGRLRLGVIPTALTVVAALSAELARQHPQLTLEILSLNTDAILRRVQSFEVDGGIVYTESSHAAELEFVPIWHEQHVLIAGARTPAWGLKTITWAEAGQLPLCLLTPDMQNRKTINRVFDGLGLCPQPGVETNSIVSMLAHVASGSWCSILPRSVLDNIGTPQGVDVVLLEQPLVSWQTGLVTLARKPRPVAVEALIAAALQLGAD; encoded by the coding sequence ATGCTTTCACGCAAATACCGCTACCTCATCGCCCTGGCGCAGGAGCGCCACTTCGGCCGGGCCGCCGCCAGCTGCCATGTTTCGCCATCCACCTTGTCGGCCGCCATTCGCGACCTCGAAGCCGAACTGGGCGTGGCCGTGGTCGAGCGCGGCCAGGCCTTTTCGGGCTTCACCAGCGAAGGCCTGGCGGTGCTCGACTATGCCCGACGCATGGCGGCCGTGGAGGCGGATTTCCGCTTGCACCTGACCCAGTTGGGCGCGGGCTTGAGCGGCCGGCTGCGGCTCGGGGTGATTCCCACCGCGCTCACCGTGGTGGCGGCGCTGTCGGCCGAGCTGGCGCGGCAGCATCCGCAACTCACCCTCGAAATTCTCTCGCTCAACACCGACGCCATCCTGCGCCGGGTGCAATCGTTCGAAGTCGACGGCGGCATCGTCTACACCGAGTCCAGCCACGCGGCGGAGCTGGAATTCGTGCCCATCTGGCATGAGCAGCATGTGCTCATCGCCGGCGCCCGCACCCCCGCATGGGGTCTCAAGACCATCACCTGGGCCGAGGCGGGGCAACTGCCGCTATGCCTGCTGACGCCGGACATGCAGAACCGCAAGACCATCAACCGCGTGTTCGATGGCCTGGGCCTGTGCCCGCAGCCGGGGGTGGAAACCAACTCCATCGTCAGCATGCTGGCGCATGTGGCCAGCGGCAGCTGGTGCAGCATCCTGCCGCGCAGCGTGCTCGACAACATCGGCACACCGCAGGGGGTGGATGTGGTGCTTCTGGAACAACCCCTGGTGTCGTGGCAGACCGGACTGGTGACGCTGGCGCGCAAGCCCAGGCCGGTGGCGGTGGAGGCGCTGATCGCCGCAGCGCTGCAGTTGGGCGCGGACTGA
- a CDS encoding DUF3306 domain-containing protein — MTTPAPKDDAPASGFLARWSRRKLQSKDAVPQQGGQAAAASASASAATAAPGALDPAAARAAEPVPPPQPQPGEPAPIQPAAPAPTLDELRALDHSADLRRFVAAGVDEGVRRAALRKMFQAPQFNVMDGLNTYTDDYNVASPIPAAMLERLRQRAAAGLFAQPDAPMADAVEAGGPTQPTASAAGDAAEPAASQPGTVALASQAPQHSPPAAAMTPADPTPIHPAQPDAPPET; from the coding sequence ATGACCACGCCTGCCCCGAAAGACGACGCGCCGGCCAGCGGCTTTCTCGCGCGCTGGTCGCGTCGCAAGCTGCAATCGAAGGACGCCGTGCCGCAGCAAGGCGGGCAAGCCGCCGCCGCTTCGGCTTCGGCATCCGCTGCCACTGCGGCGCCCGGCGCGCTCGACCCTGCTGCAGCAAGGGCAGCGGAGCCGGTACCGCCGCCCCAACCCCAGCCTGGCGAACCCGCACCAATCCAACCCGCCGCGCCCGCGCCCACGCTGGACGAGTTGCGGGCGCTCGATCACAGCGCCGACCTGCGGCGCTTCGTCGCCGCCGGGGTGGACGAAGGCGTGCGCCGCGCGGCCTTGCGCAAAATGTTCCAAGCCCCCCAGTTCAATGTGATGGATGGGCTCAACACCTATACCGACGACTACAACGTCGCCAGCCCGATCCCGGCGGCCATGCTCGAGCGCCTGCGCCAGCGTGCCGCCGCCGGCCTGTTCGCCCAGCCTGATGCGCCGATGGCCGACGCCGTGGAGGCCGGCGGGCCGACGCAACCCACCGCGTCGGCGGCCGGCGATGCGGCCGAGCCTGCCGCATCCCAACCTGGCACCGTTGCCCTGGCCTCCCAAGCTCCGCAGCACAGCCCTCCGGCAGCTGCGATGACGCCGGCTGATCCGACGCCCATCCATCCGGCGCAACCCGATGCGCCCCCCGAGACATGA
- a CDS encoding DUF3305 domain-containing protein, with translation MSARPMAPPAAKPVADAGAIPSATAMPAAAPKVPQLQLGVLLQRQRQHNRWQRWRWSLLDVLPAEASHSPGDALGAQAPSPSPLCRAWSEAASQWLYPGHSVQLHRDEAEGYHLNLTSPSPSWFVWWSAPAEPDCDDPRQLSAGLPVVQAVTLSYNEAARWMDAGETVEIAALPGEVANWLADFNTVHYKPEPRKRRRPQSFLTPQERDATRVHAASATDPGAAPAQSAQDEPPASCP, from the coding sequence ATGAGCGCGCGTCCCATGGCCCCGCCCGCCGCCAAGCCCGTCGCTGATGCAGGCGCCATTCCGAGCGCCACGGCGATGCCAGCGGCCGCGCCCAAGGTGCCGCAGTTGCAGCTAGGCGTGTTGCTCCAGCGCCAGCGCCAGCACAACCGCTGGCAGCGCTGGCGCTGGAGCCTGCTGGATGTGCTGCCGGCTGAGGCAAGTCACAGCCCGGGTGATGCGCTTGGGGCCCAGGCGCCATCGCCCAGCCCACTCTGCCGGGCGTGGAGTGAGGCCGCATCGCAATGGCTCTACCCCGGCCACAGCGTGCAACTGCACCGCGACGAGGCCGAGGGTTACCACCTCAACCTCACCTCGCCCAGCCCATCGTGGTTCGTCTGGTGGAGCGCCCCGGCCGAGCCTGATTGCGACGATCCACGCCAGTTGTCCGCCGGCCTGCCGGTGGTGCAGGCGGTCACGCTCTCCTACAACGAGGCCGCACGCTGGATGGACGCTGGCGAGACGGTTGAAATCGCAGCGTTGCCGGGCGAAGTGGCCAACTGGCTGGCCGACTTCAATACCGTGCACTACAAGCCCGAGCCGCGCAAGCGCCGCCGCCCGCAAAGTTTCCTCACCCCGCAGGAGCGCGACGCCACGCGCGTCCATGCCGCATCCGCGACCGACCCTGGCGCGGCGCCGGCCCAATCCGCGCAGGACGAGCCCCCGGCGTCTTGTCCGTGA
- a CDS encoding formate dehydrogenase accessory sulfurtransferase FdhD produces the protein MPRAPLLSDARVDLTRAVDVRNEYGEPQQVHIPAERPLTLYLDKHELVTLMTVGAAPELLALGYLRNQRLVRAIDDIAAVQVDWEVEACSITSRGGIADLALRSSAKRVVTTGCGQGTVYADLMHEVGTTEIDTRTRIRQSELYALLDAMRRHDSIYKTAGSVHGCALFAGDELLMFTEDVGRHNAVDAISGWMWLHGVEGTGKVFYTTGRLTSEMVIKCALMGVAILVSRSGVTQMGYDIAQQRGIALFARCTNRHFLQYTGFERFIAEPLLRPVVSTAVGA, from the coding sequence GTGCCGCGCGCGCCCCTGCTCAGCGATGCCCGCGTCGATTTGACGCGCGCGGTCGACGTGCGCAACGAATATGGCGAGCCGCAGCAGGTGCATATTCCTGCCGAGCGCCCGCTCACGCTCTACCTCGACAAGCACGAACTGGTCACCCTCATGACCGTGGGCGCGGCGCCGGAGCTGCTGGCGCTGGGCTATTTGCGCAACCAGCGCCTGGTGCGCGCGATCGACGACATCGCCGCGGTGCAGGTGGACTGGGAGGTCGAAGCCTGTTCCATCACCAGCCGCGGCGGCATTGCCGACCTGGCACTGCGCAGTTCGGCCAAACGCGTCGTCACCACCGGCTGCGGCCAGGGCACGGTGTACGCCGATCTGATGCACGAGGTCGGCACCACCGAGATCGACACGCGCACCCGCATCCGCCAGAGCGAACTCTACGCCCTGCTCGACGCCATGCGCCGGCACGACAGCATCTACAAGACCGCCGGTTCGGTGCATGGCTGCGCCTTGTTCGCCGGCGACGAGCTGCTGATGTTCACCGAGGACGTGGGCCGCCACAACGCGGTGGACGCCATCTCCGGCTGGATGTGGCTGCACGGCGTGGAAGGCACCGGCAAGGTGTTCTACACCACCGGACGGCTCACGTCGGAGATGGTCATCAAATGCGCGCTGATGGGCGTGGCCATCCTGGTGTCGCGCTCGGGCGTGACGCAGATGGGCTACGACATTGCGCAGCAACGCGGCATCGCCCTGTTCGCGCGCTGCACCAATCGCCATTTCCTGCAATACACCGGGTTCGAGCGCTTCATCGCCGAGCCACTCTTGCGACCCGTCGTCAGCACGGCGGTGGGAGCATGA
- a CDS encoding MFS transporter — MAAITLDAAPRPMSGEERKVIFASSLGTVFEWYDFYLYGSLAAIIATKFFAGLDPGSAFIFALLAFAAGFIVRPFGALLFGRLGDMIGRKYTFLITILIMGMSTFIVGLLPSYAAIGVAAPVILIALRLLQGLALGGEYGGAATYVAEHAPRGKRGAYTSWIQTTATLGLFLSLLVILGVRTTLGEDAFNDWGWRIPFLVSIFLLVISVWIRLKLNESPAFVRMKQEGKTSKAPLTESFGKWGNLKYVILALLGLVAGQAVVWYAGQFYALFFLTQTLKVDGITANLLIGLSLLIGTPFFLLFGSLSDKIGRKPIILAGCLLAALTYFPLFHALTDAANPDLAKALARTPVTLVADPAECSFQFNPTGTAKFTSSCDIAKQMLAASSVNYTNVAGTGVAQIQVGSQVIPTFNGKGMPGPEFKEKETALKKDIGAAIKAAGYPAKADPAKINKPMVTAILVLLVIYVTMVYGPIAAALVELFPTRIRYTSMSLPYHIGNGWFGGLLPTIAFALVAQNGNIYYGLWYPIIVASATFVIGLFFLPETKDRDIYAHD, encoded by the coding sequence ATGGCTGCAATCACCCTGGACGCCGCACCGCGTCCGATGTCCGGCGAGGAGCGCAAGGTCATCTTCGCCTCGTCGCTCGGCACCGTGTTCGAGTGGTACGACTTTTATCTTTACGGTTCGCTGGCCGCCATCATCGCGACGAAGTTCTTCGCCGGCCTCGACCCCGGATCGGCCTTCATCTTCGCCCTGCTGGCGTTCGCCGCCGGCTTCATCGTGCGGCCCTTCGGCGCACTCCTGTTCGGGCGGCTCGGCGACATGATCGGGCGCAAGTACACCTTCCTGATCACCATCCTGATCATGGGCATGTCCACCTTCATCGTGGGTCTGTTGCCCAGCTACGCCGCCATCGGCGTGGCCGCTCCCGTCATCCTCATCGCCCTGCGCCTGCTGCAGGGCCTGGCGCTGGGCGGTGAGTACGGCGGTGCCGCCACCTATGTGGCCGAGCATGCACCGCGCGGCAAGCGCGGCGCCTACACCTCGTGGATCCAGACCACGGCGACGCTCGGGCTGTTCCTCTCGCTGCTGGTCATCCTCGGTGTGCGCACCACGCTGGGCGAGGACGCTTTCAACGACTGGGGCTGGCGCATTCCTTTCCTCGTGTCCATTTTCCTGCTGGTCATCTCGGTGTGGATTCGCCTCAAGCTCAATGAGTCGCCCGCCTTCGTGCGCATGAAGCAAGAGGGCAAGACCTCCAAGGCGCCGCTGACCGAATCGTTCGGCAAATGGGGCAACCTCAAGTACGTCATCCTCGCCTTGCTGGGCCTGGTGGCCGGGCAGGCGGTGGTGTGGTACGCGGGGCAGTTCTACGCGCTGTTTTTCCTGACGCAAACCCTCAAGGTGGATGGCATCACCGCCAATCTGCTCATCGGCCTGTCCTTGCTCATCGGCACGCCTTTCTTCCTGCTCTTTGGTTCGCTGTCGGACAAGATCGGCCGCAAGCCCATCATTCTTGCCGGTTGCCTGCTGGCTGCGCTGACCTATTTCCCGCTGTTCCACGCGCTGACCGACGCCGCCAACCCCGACCTGGCCAAGGCCCTCGCCAGGACTCCCGTGACCCTGGTGGCCGACCCGGCCGAGTGCTCGTTCCAGTTCAACCCCACAGGCACGGCCAAGTTCACCAGCTCGTGCGACATCGCCAAGCAGATGCTGGCAGCCTCTTCGGTGAACTACACCAACGTGGCCGGCACGGGCGTGGCGCAAATCCAGGTGGGCAGCCAGGTCATCCCGACCTTCAACGGCAAGGGCATGCCCGGGCCTGAGTTCAAGGAGAAAGAGACGGCGCTGAAGAAGGACATCGGCGCAGCCATCAAGGCAGCGGGCTACCCGGCCAAGGCCGACCCGGCGAAGATCAACAAGCCCATGGTCACCGCCATCCTGGTGCTGCTGGTGATCTACGTCACCATGGTCTACGGCCCCATCGCTGCGGCCCTGGTGGAGCTGTTCCCCACCCGCATCCGCTACACCTCGATGAGCTTGCCGTATCACATCGGCAACGGCTGGTTCGGCGGCCTGCTGCCCACCATCGCCTTCGCCCTGGTGGCGCAGAACGGCAATATCTACTACGGCCTGTGGTATCCCATCATCGTCGCCAGCGCAACCTTCGTCATCGGCCTGTTCTTCCTGCCGGAGACCAAGGACCGCGACATTTACGCGCACGACTGA
- a CDS encoding DUF1840 domain-containing protein, translating into MLYKFKSQADSDLFMNQGPAERILAIIGKPAGPQGIIEPGDMAQAIAKLEAAVAAEGQADPSTATAAEPAATAPGGAQPITLHQRAWPFIQLLKRSLEADKPIVWGV; encoded by the coding sequence ATGCTCTACAAATTCAAGTCCCAAGCCGATTCCGATCTGTTCATGAACCAGGGGCCAGCCGAGCGCATCCTGGCCATCATCGGCAAACCAGCCGGGCCGCAGGGCATCATCGAGCCTGGCGATATGGCGCAGGCCATCGCCAAGCTGGAAGCCGCCGTGGCGGCGGAGGGTCAGGCCGACCCGAGCACGGCTACCGCGGCTGAGCCCGCAGCGACCGCTCCCGGCGGCGCCCAGCCCATTACGCTGCATCAGCGCGCCTGGCCCTTCATCCAACTGCTCAAGCGCAGCCTCGAGGCTGACAAGCCCATCGTCTGGGGCGTTTGA
- a CDS encoding class I SAM-dependent methyltransferase: MSWSHRLLLQPAEQRLANLPLPCSVQLPGGQRIGAAQPRLRLVVRDMRALMHLAQGAIGRLAEDYVEGRLEIEGRLRDLMAVAPALLGTDPTRESASFLPRLLGRVQRSLWERSHHSRAKDAAQIQRHYDVCDDFYALWLDPRRVYSCAYFAQPGMSLAAAQEAKLDHICKKLLLKPGERFIDIGAGWGGLLLWAAEHYGVQATGITLSKNQYAYVNRLIEDKGLQGRVKMLLQDYRDVDESQPYDKVASVGMCEHVGRPSLALYFAKIRRLLKPGGLVMNHGITAGGTDNPQLAGGMGDFIEKYIFPGGQLVHVSVMLDTLARGGLEPLDAECLRPHYAQTLWHWLDALEAHEAEARQALGTHAEKILRAYRLYLAGSAMGFEQGWISLFQVLGSHPDGVVETRQEPATTLRAAQSEYPFNRGYIYTQAANQAKPKTQTPLGPQRLENRETV; the protein is encoded by the coding sequence ATGTCCTGGTCCCACCGTCTCCTGTTGCAGCCGGCAGAGCAGCGCCTGGCCAACCTGCCGCTGCCGTGCTCCGTGCAGCTTCCGGGGGGGCAGCGCATTGGTGCCGCGCAGCCCCGACTGCGCCTGGTGGTGCGCGATATGCGCGCCCTCATGCACCTGGCGCAAGGCGCCATCGGCCGTCTGGCCGAGGACTATGTCGAAGGCCGTCTCGAGATCGAAGGCCGGCTGCGCGACCTGATGGCCGTCGCCCCCGCGCTGCTCGGCACCGACCCCACCCGCGAGTCCGCCAGCTTCCTGCCCCGCCTGCTCGGCCGCGTGCAGCGCAGCCTGTGGGAGCGCAGCCACCACAGCCGGGCCAAGGACGCCGCCCAGATCCAGCGCCACTACGACGTCTGCGACGATTTCTACGCCCTGTGGCTCGACCCCCGGCGCGTCTACTCCTGCGCCTACTTCGCCCAGCCCGGCATGAGCCTGGCTGCAGCCCAGGAAGCCAAGCTCGACCACATCTGCAAGAAGCTCCTGCTCAAGCCCGGCGAGCGCTTCATCGACATCGGCGCCGGCTGGGGCGGCCTGCTGCTGTGGGCCGCCGAGCACTACGGCGTGCAGGCCACCGGCATCACCCTGTCGAAGAACCAGTACGCCTACGTCAACCGCCTGATCGAAGACAAGGGGCTGCAGGGGCGCGTCAAGATGCTGCTGCAGGACTACCGTGACGTCGATGAATCCCAGCCCTACGACAAAGTGGCCTCGGTGGGCATGTGCGAACACGTCGGCCGGCCCAGCCTGGCGCTGTACTTCGCCAAGATTCGCCGCCTGCTCAAGCCCGGCGGCCTGGTGATGAACCACGGCATCACCGCCGGCGGCACCGACAACCCCCAGCTTGCCGGCGGCATGGGCGACTTCATCGAGAAGTACATCTTCCCCGGCGGCCAGCTCGTGCATGTGAGCGTCATGCTCGACACCCTGGCCCGCGGTGGCCTGGAGCCGCTGGACGCCGAATGCCTGCGCCCCCACTACGCCCAGACCCTGTGGCACTGGCTCGACGCCCTGGAGGCCCACGAGGCCGAAGCCCGCCAGGCGCTGGGCACGCATGCCGAGAAGATTCTGCGTGCCTACCGGCTGTACCTCGCCGGCTCGGCCATGGGCTTCGAGCAGGGCTGGATCTCGCTGTTCCAGGTGCTGGGCTCGCATCCCGATGGCGTGGTGGAGACCCGCCAGGAGCCCGCCACCACGCTGCGCGCGGCGCAAAGTGAATATCCGTTCAATCGTGGGTACATTTACACGCAAGCTGCCAACCAGGCCAAGCCAAAGACACAGACACCCCTCGGTCCCCAGCGCCTGGAAAATCGCGAAACGGTTTGA
- a CDS encoding IS110-like element ISCARN20 family transposase — MAMRKRDDDLVFPNAAGIDVGGSSHWVAVPRQACDEPVREFGAMTDDLHAMADWLLACGVDTVALESTGVYWIPVFEVLEQRGLTVFLVDARQMKYVPGRKSDVQDCQWLQKLMSLGFLRAAFRPTDEVCVVRAVARQRDVLLAEQASWVQRMQKALVQMNIQLTEVLTDVMGLTGQAIIRAIVAGERDPKTLARYRNARVKASETEIAKALTGNWRDEHLFVLRQALAMYDDIARHLGECDAKLQGLLSQLGAAKVDLGKTPRAGSKLRAQFDARQILANWAGVDLTRINGLGLAAVMKILSEVGPNLSRFANVKHFCSWLGLCPGTKISGGKVLSAKTRRSANRVRQALKMAAMSLSHSDSALGAFYRRLSGRMDKPRANTATAHKLARMVYFMLTRGEAFVDQGQQRYEDQQRERSIVALKRRAAALGFQIHPNPVPA; from the coding sequence ATGGCGATGCGCAAGCGAGATGATGATCTGGTCTTCCCCAACGCGGCGGGTATCGACGTAGGAGGGTCGAGCCACTGGGTGGCGGTACCCCGGCAAGCCTGCGACGAACCGGTGCGCGAGTTCGGTGCGATGACCGACGATCTGCACGCCATGGCCGACTGGCTGCTCGCGTGTGGGGTCGACACCGTGGCGCTGGAGTCCACCGGGGTGTACTGGATCCCGGTGTTCGAGGTGCTGGAGCAACGCGGCTTGACGGTGTTTTTGGTCGATGCGCGGCAGATGAAGTATGTGCCTGGGCGCAAGAGCGATGTGCAGGACTGCCAGTGGTTGCAGAAGTTGATGAGCCTGGGGTTCTTGCGCGCGGCGTTCCGCCCGACCGATGAGGTCTGTGTGGTGCGTGCCGTGGCCCGTCAGCGCGACGTGCTCTTGGCCGAGCAGGCCAGTTGGGTGCAGCGCATGCAAAAGGCGCTGGTGCAGATGAACATCCAGCTCACCGAGGTTCTGACCGATGTCATGGGACTGACGGGACAAGCCATCATCCGCGCCATCGTCGCTGGCGAGCGCGACCCCAAGACGCTGGCCCGGTATCGCAACGCTCGTGTCAAGGCCAGTGAGACGGAGATTGCCAAGGCCTTGACGGGCAATTGGCGCGATGAGCACCTGTTCGTGCTGCGCCAGGCGCTGGCGATGTATGACGACATTGCCCGGCACCTGGGCGAATGCGACGCCAAGCTGCAAGGACTGCTGAGCCAGCTTGGCGCGGCCAAGGTCGATCTGGGCAAGACGCCTCGTGCAGGCAGCAAGCTGCGCGCGCAGTTCGACGCACGCCAGATTCTGGCCAACTGGGCCGGCGTCGATCTCACGCGCATCAACGGCCTGGGTCTGGCTGCGGTGATGAAGATCCTCTCGGAGGTCGGCCCCAACCTGAGTCGCTTTGCCAACGTCAAGCACTTCTGTTCTTGGTTGGGGCTGTGTCCGGGCACGAAGATCAGCGGCGGCAAGGTGCTGTCAGCCAAGACCCGGCGATCCGCCAATCGGGTCAGGCAGGCGCTGAAGATGGCCGCGATGAGCCTGTCGCACAGCGACTCGGCCCTCGGCGCGTTCTACCGCCGCTTGTCGGGCCGCATGGACAAGCCGCGTGCCAATACCGCCACCGCGCACAAGCTGGCGCGCATGGTGTATTTCATGCTGACGCGTGGCGAGGCGTTCGTCGATCAAGGCCAGCAGCGCTATGAAGATCAGCAGCGCGAGCGCTCAATCGTCGCCCTCAAGCGCCGCGCCGCTGCCCTTGGCTTCCAGATCCATCCAAACCCGGTGCCAGCATGA
- a CDS encoding EAL domain-containing protein → MPPSAASTRSDLPAAYGPEADACLRAVAPALIEQVGPWVDAFYAQLRLLEGPANLLALFGEDDFAALARHQATHLRLLLDPASQADAVRVASMHAGRMRAMTGVPVAWLVRGTALLQDLMLRGLQRAAQTLDASAREAARLVLGQRLMQDLHDQVVAHQAVEAQQVDAMARLDDLLAHGLAPPDLAAGALDALHELDGMVAATLGRPDADGHLQFEVVRGDGFESYVRRVAQGQAQPVGVHADQAIGAGASGLAWRSGQPQHVVSYATDPRIAPWREEARALGIRSNVAIPLLDADGQPFAMVDLYAAWPGYFSAPMRRPLLGHVQRSLSLALSRGLAGSRVIPYQSRRLYRLGLESGALQMLMQPVVDLRSGLPVKCEALARLRETDGGRLIGPAEFLPAFDARQLLLLFELGLQQALAAQRTWAAQGLDLGVSINLPPQGLSDPAFVRVVQTQLHTSGVPPARLTLELLESGELGEATVREPLMARLQALGVQLAEDDLGSGYSSLLRLDSLAFDEVKIDQGLVRRATLAPQKALDFIRHLARLSQDLNIPVTVEGLETPGLIEAAALLGADFGQGWGIARPMPAAEIPAWAARWRLDLDPQQPRTALGAYAAYLLWEAQLGALAPWPDLLHRFVHVPCALGHYLAAQNLRGDALERARLAVLAAAPQGPASQAYSHARNTLRALLAAHVRQANGLPAG, encoded by the coding sequence ATGCCCCCATCCGCCGCATCCACGCGCTCCGATCTGCCGGCCGCCTATGGCCCCGAGGCCGACGCCTGCTTGCGCGCCGTGGCCCCTGCGCTGATCGAGCAGGTCGGGCCGTGGGTCGACGCCTTCTATGCCCAATTGCGGCTGCTCGAAGGGCCGGCGAACTTGCTGGCGCTGTTCGGGGAGGACGATTTCGCCGCGCTCGCGCGGCACCAGGCCACGCATCTGCGCCTGCTGCTCGACCCGGCCAGCCAGGCCGATGCGGTGCGCGTGGCGTCCATGCATGCCGGGCGCATGCGTGCGATGACCGGGGTGCCGGTCGCCTGGCTGGTGCGCGGAACCGCGCTGTTGCAAGACCTCATGCTGCGAGGTCTGCAACGCGCCGCGCAAACCCTCGACGCTTCGGCGCGCGAGGCCGCCCGCTTGGTGCTCGGCCAGCGCTTGATGCAGGATCTGCACGATCAGGTCGTGGCGCACCAGGCGGTCGAGGCGCAGCAGGTTGATGCCATGGCACGGCTCGACGACTTGCTGGCGCACGGACTGGCGCCACCGGACCTGGCCGCCGGCGCGCTCGATGCCCTGCATGAACTGGACGGCATGGTGGCCGCCACACTGGGGCGGCCCGATGCCGACGGCCATCTGCAGTTCGAGGTGGTGCGCGGTGACGGCTTCGAGTCCTATGTGCGGCGCGTGGCGCAGGGTCAGGCGCAGCCGGTCGGCGTGCATGCCGACCAAGCCATCGGCGCCGGCGCTTCCGGGCTGGCCTGGCGCAGCGGGCAGCCGCAGCATGTCGTCTCCTACGCCACCGACCCGCGCATCGCCCCCTGGCGCGAGGAGGCGCGGGCGCTGGGCATTCGCAGCAACGTCGCCATTCCCTTGCTCGACGCCGATGGCCAACCCTTTGCCATGGTCGACCTGTACGCTGCCTGGCCGGGCTATTTCAGCGCGCCGATGCGCCGCCCCTTGCTCGGGCATGTGCAGCGCAGCCTGAGCCTGGCGCTGTCGCGCGGGCTGGCGGGCAGCCGCGTCATTCCTTATCAAAGCCGCCGGCTCTACCGCCTGGGCCTGGAGAGCGGCGCGCTGCAGATGCTGATGCAGCCGGTGGTCGATCTGCGCAGCGGCCTGCCAGTGAAATGCGAAGCCCTGGCGCGCCTGCGCGAGACCGATGGCGGTCGGCTCATCGGCCCGGCGGAATTCCTGCCCGCGTTCGATGCGCGCCAGTTGCTGCTGCTGTTCGAACTCGGCCTGCAACAGGCGCTCGCCGCGCAGCGCACCTGGGCGGCGCAGGGGCTGGATCTGGGCGTATCCATCAACCTGCCGCCGCAGGGTCTGAGCGACCCCGCCTTCGTGCGCGTGGTGCAGACCCAGTTGCACACCAGCGGCGTGCCGCCCGCACGCCTGACCCTGGAGTTGCTCGAAAGCGGCGAACTGGGCGAAGCCACCGTGCGCGAGCCACTGATGGCGCGGCTGCAGGCCCTGGGCGTGCAATTGGCCGAGGACGACCTCGGCTCCGGCTACAGCTCGCTGCTGCGCCTGGACAGCCTGGCGTTCGACGAGGTCAAGATCGACCAGGGCCTGGTGCGCCGTGCCACGCTGGCGCCGCAAAAGGCGCTGGACTTCATCCGCCACCTGGCACGGCTCAGTCAGGACCTGAACATTCCGGTCACGGTCGAAGGGCTGGAGACCCCGGGGCTGATCGAGGCCGCTGCCCTGCTCGGCGCCGATTTCGGTCAGGGCTGGGGCATCGCCCGGCCCATGCCCGCGGCCGAAATACCGGCCTGGGCGGCCCGCTGGCGACTCGACCTCGACCCGCAGCAACCGCGCACCGCCCTGGGCGCCTACGCCGCCTATCTGCTGTGGGAGGCCCAGCTCGGCGCCCTCGCGCCCTGGCCCGACCTGCTGCATCGCTTCGTCCACGTGCCCTGTGCCCTGGGCCATTACCTCGCCGCGCAGAATCTGCGGGGCGACGCGCTGGAGCGCGCCCGCCTGGCAGTGCTCGCCGCCGCGCCGCAAGGCCCTGCGAGCCAGGCCTACAGCCACGCCCGCAACACCCTGCGCGCCCTGCTCGCCGCCCATGTGCGCCAGGCCAACGGCCTGCCGGCGGGCTGA